The Malus domestica chromosome 10, GDT2T_hap1 nucleotide sequence TGTTGGCAGTGAGGTAGTCATCCTTctactttatgttgatgatattataCTCACAGGCAGTAATGATAAATTGGTACAATCTGTGATAACTCAACTTACCAAGGAGTTTGATATGAAGGATTTAGGTCTTCTGCATTTCTTTCTTGGTCTGCAAATTAAGTTTGATATGAAGGATTTAGGTCTTCTGCATTTCTTTCTTGGTCTGCAGATTGAGTATCAATCTCAAGGATTGTTGGTTCAACAAACCAAGTATATCAAGGAACTTTTACAGAAAGCTAACATGGTTGATTGTAAGTCGTGTCTTACTTCGTGTCATCCCAATCAAAAGTTGTTGAATCATGGCAGCCTTCCTTTTTCAGATCCAACTTACTATCGAAGTCTTGTTGGTGCCTTGCAGTACTTAACGTTCACACGACCTGACATAGCATTCTCTGTTAATCAGGTTTGTCAATTTATGCGTTCTCCTCTTGAACAACATTTTGCAGCAGTACAGAGGATTTTGCGGTATCTTAAAGGTTCCATACACTTAGGTTTGTGTTTTCGATCTGGTCCTCTATCTTTAAAAGCCTACACATATGCAAATTAGGTTGGTGATCCCAATGACAGAAGGTCAACTActagttttgttatttttctgGGTTCTAATTCTGTTTCCTGGAGTTCTAAAAAGCAGTATACGGTTAGTAGGTCTTCCACTGAGGCTGAGTATAGGGCTATGGCTACTACCACAGCTGAGGTTGTGTGGATTCAACAACTACTCAAGGATTTACTTGTTCACTTGCAACTAATCCTGTCCTGCATTCTAAGGCTATGCATATAGAAATTGACTGTCACTTCGTTCGTGAAATGGTTCAACAAGGCTCTATTGTGTTGCAGTTTGTGGCTTATGCTGATCAATATGCCGACATCCTGACTAAAGGCTTATGTTCTTCCCTGTTCAACTTTTTCTCTTCCAATCTCATGCTTGGCTGCTCCAATCATGGGATTTAGGGGGGATGTTAGGTTGATAAATGGGTTGATAAATGTGTTGACGTATCACGTTGTAATTGGGTGTTGTATAGAAATAGTTAGAAGTGTTGGTTCTGCTATAAGCTAAATATACCACTGTGTAGTGTAATTATGATTATCATCTAATGAAAAGAAtattcagtctctctctctagttTGTTAACTTTCTCACTCTACAATTACTTTCTGTAAATCTCCATTGTTGACAGTTTTTTTATGAAGATAAATGGATAGTTAAACCGTCGGACAAATGAAGAGTCGCAATGAAGAAGAAGTACGTACGTTGTAGGCCTCGTAGCTCCCTCCCTTTCTGGTGTAGTTGGCCTCTCTTCCATGCATCTTTCATCTTCTGCTTTTGTCAGCCAGTTTTGGCTTAGTTTGAATTTGCTTTCCTTCTTGTTTGTATCGAAGCTAAGCTTCGGCTCTTTGTGTCGGTGCTTTCTTGGACTTACAATTGTATTTCAGCTTCGgttttattaataaataaaacaaatatttggataaaaGAAATATAGTTCGAATGTGTTCCTTACGAATTTACCATTGTATTAGGAGTAATggtagggagattaaatttgtaaattaaattatgtGTTCCTAATAGAAAATGAgtacgtttatcaacgtttaagtaataatcatTCAAGTTCTACAATTCTTGGAATCCGATGTgcacaaagataaacaaaataCATGGCCTTTCTGAAGTTCTTGTAAGAATTGTGCAATCATGACAATATGTACGTCTTTTTCTCTACTATGAAGGTtgagaaaacaaaaatacatgGCCTTTTTGGTGCTTCTGGCAGCTTTTAATCTAGAGAACGGATAAATTGTCGTGTTATTTTACATGAAATCTCGCTTTGTGTCGGAGACTCAAAACAACTCCATTGTTGCAGTTCAGTTCCTTGTTATTGTTTCCCTTTTCAGCTTGTATCATCATCTGATTTTTGTGGAGAATGTCTTAAAGAGCAATGCAAATGACATAGTGCAAGAAATACAGTCTTTAAGCAATGAGTTTGAATAGAAACTATAGCCTTTACAGATTTGCTGAACGTCAACTATGCATCTGTAAGAGTTTAGAAATGCTTGATGTCCAAACCAAAGTTTGATTTTCATCTTTAAACAAGAGCTTGATATCTCCACTGTTGCTCCTTAGGCAGATAGAAAAGTTGCCGGAACCCTGAGCTTCCTGTTCTCCCTCCTTCACACGGAAAATCTTATCTGGAAAAATCATAAGAAAACTGTAATTTCACcgaaaagaaaacgaaaatgAAATCAGAAGTCTTTGATCTTACACTCCTTTCTTGTTGCTAAGAATCCCAGATGCTTCTTCTGGATGCTCAGCATGAGCTGACTGTGCTTCGAGTATATGGACGCCCACCCGTATCTTGTGCTTCCTGCTTCCGCAAACAAGAATTTatcttcactttgttcttataACAGCAACGGGGGTGAAAAATGAGTCTGTATTTTCTTACCAGAAGGAGTGACAACTGATAGCTCGCCTTTTACTTCTAGCAGATTTCGGGTTTTGAGAACATAGGATTCCGCGGTGGCTCTTGCTTTGAGTGCTGCCGCTCCTCTTAAACCTGTCAAGGGATCATTTCGTCAAGTTAAACctatgtttttactttttatgcagaTTCTGGCGAAGGAAACATTCGATGGATTGGGAATCACATGTTGCAGCATCAGCTGTGAGTGTGATCATGTCGCCGGTTGTTTGGATAGCCAAGCCTGAGTTGATGGCAGAAGAAACATGAGTGGTGTGCGCACCCAACGACTCTGCAGCTTCGGCACATACTGCAGCAACCAGATATGCTGCAGAAGCAAGAATGTCGCTTATGATGATGGGGTTGCCATCTTCACCGACTTCTACTGATTCTATGCCGCTCTTGGCAGCTGCAACGCTGGCAATCGCAGCAGCCAAGCGTGTGACAGAGAGAGCCGCGTGAACGCTAGCTGTGTGAATCCGGatatcttctttcttcttcagtCTGTGCTGTCTGAGTAAGCTAGTTAAGGATTTGCTTCCCCACCAAGATCCCCTGCTGGACGTACTGCTCCTACTCTGAAGTGGAAACTCATTCATTACTTCTTGTATCTCCAGTTTTGGATCTTCGAGTTCCCCTGAGCTTAACTCATCGTCCAGCTTTTCGTCTTGTTTGGCTGAACTCCAGTTGTTATGTGACGGAGACACGCCCTGAAAATCATCTTGGTAAGGTAGAATAAAGTAGCCAACTTCACGTTATGCCAAGAAGTGTGATGCATCATATTAGCAAGGAGAAAacgaaaaatgtgaaaatcatATTAGCGAAGGATTTTCTGTTGATACTATAACTTTATTAAATCGGCATAGCTTCTCACAGTTGATGTAAACATCTGCTGGAAGTTAGAGGCAGATGGACTCCACGACCGACAGAGAAACTTCATGGCAAGAATTGCGCTGTGTGGAATCTTCACGTACATTGCTTACCATATAATTAGCAACAAAAAAAGGTTAATTAAGTTTAAATAAAGTCATTGTTTACTTGATTAATTACTTTTTCTAGCTAATAAACTCACTCTGTTAGTTGATTGATATTGCTGGGTTTTGAAGGAGACTGATCTGCCTGGTCCAACTGTCCTGTGTAATTCCTCCATGAATGCTACCTGTGCTGTGACTGTGCAATAACAGACCGTAACACGTCGAAAACCTAACaaaataaaggttttttttaGTGAAGATGGCTCTAAAATTGttataactcttcactttgggttctgagatttaaaattaatagaatTGGTCCCTCAAATTGTGCATCGTCAATCACTTTGGTCATTATGTGAAAAAATCTCCGTTAAATTGAGAAACCATCAGTTTAAATGGAGGgcttgatttgacaaaaatatccttAATTTAAAGGAGATGTTTCACGAAATGACCAAAACGATTGTCggtggacaatcttagggattacttttatcaattttaaatctcaaagaCCAAATGAAGAGtctctcagagaccattttggctaaaagcctaaaataaaatacaatacaTAATGAGTTACTCCACTACTAATAGCCTTGTATCATTTTATGTAAAACTCCATACCTTAAGTTAAGAACAATTGGTGTTGATTAGTAGCGTGTCGTTGGTCATCTCTCCCAAATCTTACTATAAAGATTACCTGGCGTACCAAAAGTATTAATCTAAGTAACAGGAGAGTTGCTTAAATAAGAAACCTCATCATCTCGTGGAATGCTAGTTGTGTACATTTTTAATTGTTTTCGTGGAAGGTTGGGAACGAGGGAGGATGAAAACTGTGACAGTTTCCACAAATAGACCATAGTTTACTCCCCTAGTATATACAAGTAGTTCTATTTAGGGTTGAGGATCTCGTGGGAAGCAAGAAAGATGACCAATTGCTTCATCTTGTTCATAATAAAACGGGACTCTGTCACGTTCCATTTTCATTTTGCCCAATCGTTGTAATGGCTGCACATGCACATATCTGGGGGGAGATATATTACAATTTTGATGCACTTGTGGTCCTTCAGGATGTTAGGTAGGATGTTAGGTAACAATGAGTGATCATCTAATatcattgattttaaagaaataGGCCACAATTTAGTACTAATTTCAAAGACGTTTTCGTTCAACTGGAGTCTTATTATCTGCATAGTGCGATAACGacagttttatcacaaaagagtTCCATGTTGTTAAAAGTTTTGTCTATTATTTTATGTAAGATTTTTTGTATTCTCCAACACCCAAGCCATAGAAAACCAGTTTGTGGATTCCAACAAAGTATTCATGATGagtttttctcttttattttggtCCTTTGGTGCAATTAAATGTTGACTTAGGGTATTGTTTATGGTTCAAATGAAATGGGAGAGAATTTGAATTACTTTCACATAATTAAATATGAGACctcaaatgcaagaacaaatcACTAAagttataaatatttttctttcgaTACCCTTGTTAAATATGAGTCTCCCTTCGTTGTAGTTTACTTCTTGTTTGATGGCATCTTGCTTTGACTTAAAGTTACTcgtttagaagtgcttttaaaatggttgaaaacccttttgatgaaaatatttttgaaaccaatccttgataaaaatgcaaataaattCTAGAAAAGTATTTAAAGTTCTTCCTagcactagtagaaaaaacagcTTGCGCGACAAACAATATTTCGTTGCATAAGTGTCACTTGCGCAACGGAAACACATTTTGGTAGTGCAAATATCGAAggaattcaaaaaaataaaaataaaaactttgcgcgacaaacGTATTTGTTGTGCAAAGTTTCGCTTAAAACAGTTAGTTACCCATTAAACGCTTCTATTTAGTGCGCATTTATAACACACTTTGCACGACCAATGGTTCGTCACGCAAAGTGTTACAGCTTTTATATAAACATAGTTTTAGAACCCTAGTTTTCAAAGGTTTTGTTTCAAACAATGATAGATTCAGTTTTTGATTCAACGAAAAGTTGCGAGGGAGAAAGATCTCATGAAgggaaaggtaaaaaaaaaaaattattgttgaaTTAGATGTTTTACATTTGATAtggttgaaattattttttaatagtctattacttttaaaattttgtggtaaaaaaaaaatgaggaaaacTGTGTTGAGAATAGAGAGGTACCGTCGTAAACGATTGCCCTCCTTTGATGACAAAAGTAGGGCTGATGCGTACGCCGAACTTAGGTTTGATATAGGGGGATTGGTGCGGAACCAATGTTCTATTGAGTTTAAGTCTTGGAAAATGTTGCTTGTGGAGTTGAAGAACTCCATGGTGCAGGAGTTATTGGTAAGTTTGTATTAAAGAATGTGTAATTGTTTTTGTTAAGAAATGATATTTTCGTGattactaatttatttttattgccaTTAATGGTTGTTTGGGATGTTGATGAAACCGATAAGAAGCAGCAGAAGTATCTGGACAACCTTTTCTAGATGTCGTTCCGGCAATGGAAGTTCGATGTACATCTGGCTGCAAAGTGCGCACGAGTTGACGATACCCCTGCTGATGACCCAGAGGAAGAGTGAActttatttgttgtttttttttgtttatgaaaTAAGATTTATTTGAACGTTATGTTGgactttattttaaaattttatgttaCATGGATAGCTTAATTACATtagttataatatatattttttttaataaattagttttaataattattttggtttgatatttttaattggataaaaaaaattacattagttagaaaaaaacaaaaaaaaatttagaaaaaaataatgCCACTTGCGCGACGAATATAGTGTTCGTCTTTTACATTATTCaattacaaagaaaatgaaaaagaaaatttgagaaaaaaaattgaaacttgcACGACGAATATAGTGTTCATTGtgcaaattatttaaaattacaaCTTGCTCAATGAATACTATATTTGTCACGCAAAGTAATTCTTCCAAAAGTAATCCTTATAAAGTGACTTTAGCTGCAGAGGCAGAAACTGAAGAAAAACTGTAGAATCCACCTCTGCACCTTCTTTCCCTTCGTTTTCTTCAATTCGGCGTCCCTCGTTCCTATTTTCTCTCAAAGTGTCAATGTCAATTCATACTAACATCGTAAAGTTCATTGCGTATAGGGATATTATGTGTGACTAACGCTCGGTGGATAACGATTTGGAAggtattttcttcattttattttaaaaaatataaattagtcaaattatgttgttatgtttatattaagttgttaaattatatttatattatgttgttaaattttttatgttataattatgtatatgttGAATTGTATATGTACAAATTTGTACATGACAtacaaatatgtgttgtgatgtacaaagttaattgaattttgaattgtcccattatttggacaGTTTGGGAATGCAAAGTTATGATGCGTAGTTTACGGTTAAAGGATTAGATTTCAGTCGTGGGGATTTCGATGTCATCTCTGTACGTTCTTCGGGTGGCACATAGGTATTTCATACCTATGTTGTGCACTTGAAGAATTGTACAGAGATGTTGCCGAAATTTCTTCATGTCGAAATCTAATCTAAAGTAGCCGTAAATTTCATGACATAACTTTGCATTCCCGAATGGGATAGGGCCCTTACCGCATGCATAAGGTGACAAGATCATGATGAAGTTATTGTGATTGTTGTACTGTTATTATGGTTGCAGGAATGATGGACATAACGTGGATGCAGAACCCAAACAGATGCGCCAACGAATACTTGGACGGAATCGATGATTTTATTGACTTTGCATGTACACACAACCCGGATGCAACTAGAATCCGGTGTCCttgtaggaggtgtaacaaTACGTTAAAGGACACTATTGAaaatgttcgatttcatttagtaaggaaTGGAATGGTACAGACTTATAATATTTGGAACCATCACGgggaacaattagacaatgCTTTGTCTTCAAATGTGACAAGAGTGTGCAATGTTGAACCTAATATGGAtcctaatgaacaagtcatggAAATCTTAAATGACGTCTTTCCATTTGAGTTGACAAATACCAATCAGGAAGGGGAATATGACGTGTTTACACCAATGGACAGTGCATAAttcgaacaatatgaaaaactattaaaaaaatgccAGCTAAGAGTTATACCTGAGGTGTGAGGGCTTTTCGGTTCTCACAGCTATTGTGGAACTAATGCACGACAAAATAAAGTATCGTATGTCAAACCagtgttttgattacttttttggggttttcaaaAGAATGCTACCAAAGGACAATTGTTTGTCGAAAGACTATGGAAACACTTAAAAAGTGAATGGTCTcagattgggttatgaaaaaattcacgcTTGGCAAAACAATTATATATTGTTctataagaagaataaagcgttgGATAAATACCTTGTATGCTATGAGTCGAGGTTCAAAATGACATCTCAGCGACGAAGATCCCATAAAAAGTCATGCGTTATTTGCCTTTGAAGCCTAGGTTGCAGTGATTGTATATGTCAACGTATACTTCCACCAACATGAAATGGCATAAGGAAAAGCGGGTAGATGACGATATGATGAGGCATCCTGGAGATGGGGAGGTATGGAAAGAGCTCGATCAAACATTCCCTGATTTTGCTGTTAATCCTCGAAACGTTAGATTAGGACTTGCCACTGACAAATTCAATCCATTCGGGGTTCTAAACCAACACCACATCACTTGGACAATTTTCGTATTTTCGTATGATTTATCACCATGgatgaaaaaagaatacatgataATGACTCTATTGATAACAGAGGATCCTGGTAGGCCAATCAATGTATACTTAAAGCCGTTGATGGATGAGCTAAATGATTTATAGACACACGGTGTGCGCACATACGATAAGTGTATTGGCAAGATGTTCACTTTGCAGGCAGTAGTGATGTGGATTGTGAACAATTTCCCCGCATATGCAATGGTTTTTGGGTGGAACACTAAGGGTTATATTGCAATGCCCTGTATGCAAGGACGGCGTAACATCTAGTTGGTACGTCTGAAAAGTTTGTTACCTTAGTCATTGAAGATGGTTGTCATGGGATCACGAGTGGCGAGAGAATGATAAAGAGTTCGACTGGAAAATAGAGCCTCACCTCAGACCTAGAGAATGGTCAAATGATCAGATTTTGGAACAACTTAACCGTTTGGATTTTACTCTGTTTGGAAAAACTGTAAACCAGATCGTCTACACATATGACCTGGACGcacaagtttatgtttttttagCTCAAATATTAATCgaaactaaaattgagacacaacctcaatgttatgcatgttgagaaaaatgtatttgacacaTTGGCCGACACAATTCTAGATATCGATGGCAAGACAAAGGACACGATCAAAGCTCGTCTTAATTTGGAACGAATGAGAATATGACACAGTTTATGGATGAATAGGGATAGTGATAAAGCCAAAAGGgatcttgcattttttttcatgaaaccaaatgacaaaaaagagtttttaacgTTTTTATCGTCTGTAAAGTTTCCCAATGGGTATGCTTCTGGTATCACGCGTTGCGTGAACATTGACTGGGGTAAATTAGCTGGACTAAAGAGTCATGATTGTCATGTGGTTCTGCAACACCTACTTCCTGTTGGCAAGTCGACATCTCTTGCTAGATGATGTAGTGAAACCAATCATGTTGTTTtccagattttttttataattaatgtCAAGATCGTTACGAAAAATGGACGTTAATCAGTTGCGCCATGACATTGTCCAAGTTCTAAGCAAGTTTGAGATATATTTCCTCCAGCTTTCGTCACAAGTATGATCTAGTGATGATTCACTTACCAGATGAGGCATTGCTTGCTAGACCAGTTAACTTTCGATGGATGTATCCAGTAGAAAGGTATATAATCGTcgtcatttttattaatcaaTATCTAGTAAAATTTGTATTGTATCGTTTTATTTTGGCAGGCTTCTCGGATAGTTGAAGAAAAGTTTATGAAACAAAGTGAAACCCAAATGATCAATTATATAGGCTTGGGTGGCATATGAAGCGCTTATATTTTGTGGAATGTATTTAAAGGATGTGGAGAAACTTTCAATCGTCATCCTCTCAATAATGACGGAGGTGTAACAAATGAGAAACTTTCAGTTTTTGCCCAAATCACTCGACCCTTCGGAAATCCGATATAAGGCAAGTCATTTTCCAAAAAGGACATGAAGGTAGCATATTGGTTCTCAACAATTATGACGAGGCAATGTCATACCTAGATGAGCATGAAGATATAATGAAGCGGGCACATCCTTCACATTTTTATGCCAAGAAACACCGTGAATTGTTTACGCAGTGGTTTCTCAAATGTGTAAGTTTGGAGTGTTTTTTAGTGGACATATATATTGTACCAATTATTTTGCTTGAACTAAAAAATTTAAGTGTTTGTGTAATATTAGGTGAATCAATTGAAAGATTCGAATTCCCCAGCATATAGTGAAAAGTTATATAATTTGGCATTCAGACCTATTCACTTTGAATTGTTCTCGGGTTGCCATGTTAACGGCGTCAAGTTCTTAGGAGTTGCACGAGATGACAAGTTGTATACGCAAAATAGCGGTCTTCATGTCCTAGGTGGATGCGAAAGCACAGACATTGAATGCTATGGCAAACTAACAAGTGACGTGCACTTGCTTTACAAAGATTGATGCCAAGTGATCCTATTTAGGTGTCAATGGTTTGGAACAAATCCAAATAGGCAGGGAAGTGTTAAAAGAAATCATGGATTACTATCAGTGAACACTACCACAACTTGGTACGATGACGACTCTTACATCTTAGCAAACATgacaaaacaaattttgtatctAGATGACCTACAGCTGGGAGGggttggaaagttgttcagAATATGGATCATAGGAACATGTATACTATACAAGAACAAGACCTTACTGACTATGACATCGACAATGTCGCTGACCAACATCTAGAATCTTCGATGGAAATTGGTGCGAAAACACTCTAAGATACTAATCTTATCCAATAACCATTTCAGATAGAAAGAGTATATTCAATCGAAATACCGATTCAATCAATCACAATTGACCTCGGTAATCTTCCGTGATACAATGGTCTAGTGCACACAAACAACGATGATGATGTACCTATTGATGATGAGGAATGGGACACTGAAAATGATGATAGCGACGAAAGTGAAAGTTATTATAGTTTGGATGAAGATTAATGCAATTTATCTgtaattttttatgtaaaatacatTAAATGGTTCATGCATTTTATATGTGAATTACTTTGTAATAAATTTGTTTTAttagtattttataataaattttaatcaaaattctacaaaaaaaaacccattttTAAACATAATTGCGTGACGCACAACATGTTTTCGTTGCGCAAGTGTTTTAATTTTACTCGggtaaatttaattttcagacACTTGTGCGACGAATATCTAgattttaatgtgtttttttttgtgcgaaaatttaaaaaaacatcACGCCAAAGTTTTTAACCTTGAGCGACAAAGCCTCAGTCGCGCAAGCTTCTAGTATTTATTCCCATGTATCGTCTTCCTCTCCTCACttctcttttcttccttttttttcctgataccctctatttccttcctctttctctcccgATGCCATTGCAGCCCCTCTCACCATTAGTTCTTCATCCCCGACACCCTCTCTCACCCTTAGACCCTCTCACTACCACTCTCTGTCACTCACCTCGTCTCTCCGCCCCTTTCTCAGTTGCTCACCTCAAATTTCCGTCTCTTTCTCCGGCCGTCGTGTCTTCATCTCCAAAAGGTAATTTCCTCTTACTTTTTTTTCAACTTTCTTTATTTACCATGGTAATTAGGGTTTAtagattaagttttttttttaattttttaattttaataattttaattttaaattgggggttagaattagggcagtggggttagatttagggttcGTAAATTGGGGGTTACATTTAGGTTCttaaattagagtttttagGGTTCTTAATTGGGGTTAGATTTAGGTCTTAAATTAGGGGACCAATTTTGGGCAATGAGGTTAGATTAGGGTTTTCTTAAATTGGAGGTTAAATTTAGGGTGCTTCACTAGGGATTAGATTAGGGTTCTTAAATAAGggttattgattttaaattagGGGTTAGAATTAGGGCAATGGGTTGCAATTAGAGTCCTTAAATTAGGGGTTAGAATTAGGGTTCTTAAATTTGggggttttttaattttaagttaGGGGTTAGAATTAGGGCAGTGGGGTTAGTTGAATTTAAATTAGGGGTTACAATTAGGGTTCTTAAATTTGGGGTTAGAATTAGGGTAGTGGGTTAGAATTAGGGTTCTTAAACTGGTATCTGAATTGgacctattttattttattttctttatgagCTTATACTTAAACCCTAAGTTGTCCGTAACAAGGAATGGAGGTTTTTTCATTCATGGTGGCAAATTAGAAAGCGTGGGTCAGTGTTTGTGCATGTTTAATTGTTGTTATAATGCTATGTAGTCATGTTCAACATATGGTCGACTTTTCTTTCTTAACACTAAAAAAATGTCTGATTAAATTAGGGCAGTGGGGTTAGGTTTAGGGTGTTTAATTTACggggttagattta carries:
- the LOC103435039 gene encoding VAN3-binding protein-like — its product is MYVKIPHSAILAMKFLCRSWSPSASNFQQMFTSTGVSPSHNNWSSAKQDEKLDDELSSGELEDPKLEIQEVMNEFPLQSRSSTSSRGSWWGSKSLTSLLRQHRLKKKEDIRIHTASVHAALSVTRLAAAIASVAAAKSGIESVEVGEDGNPIIISDILASAAYLVAAVCAEAAESLGAHTTHVSSAINSGLAIQTTGDMITLTADAATCLRGAAALKARATAESYVLKTRNLLEVKGELSVVTPSGSTRYGWASIYSKHSQLMLSIQKKHLGFLATRKEYKIFRVKEGEQEAQGSGNFSICLRSNSGDIKLLFKDENQTLVWTSSISKLLQMHS